Proteins encoded by one window of Halichondria panicea chromosome 8, odHalPani1.1, whole genome shotgun sequence:
- the LOC135340258 gene encoding carboxypeptidase D-like, which produces MSPLVTTLLLLVAISCVATATPANFVTFKHHSNAQLANVLHQIAAAYPDITHLYSIGQSYKHQELWVLIISDQPKVHEPGEPEFKYVGNMHGNEVTGRETLLHLIEYLCRNYGNNEEVTKLVDSTRIHIMPTMNPDGYDVAKEGQLFGVRGRSNAQGIDLNRNFPDRFAKTANKVVAPETQAVMKWIQKYPFVLSINFHNGALVANYPYDNSRNGNSVYTASPDDDIFRQLALAYSTNHATMSLGKACPGDGSGFTNGITNGAAWYSVTGGMQDYNYLHSNCFEITVEQGCGKFPYGTHLEAIWNANQYSLVKFIEEVHKGVTGFVLSSDGSPIDGAKIAVDGRDHSIHSVAAGDYWRLLVPGTYTIRVSALGYQPASASVTVPTKGAVKKNFTLLRNGETLQTAQIETITNVATTPTDEATSTDATSTDATPTDASTDTVLVTTGGALADQQDIEIIFINKTGEHVSVDLVHIDEPKPHTRTVMVASIWLLVIICVLILAVAGLATTMACQMRRGRSARKGFAPVPLEEVPLKAGASERGYFTNGHDLSSDEEVVGDFSQQQYAYTH; this is translated from the coding sequence ATGTCCCCCCTGGTGACAACCCTACTACTGTTAGTGGCCATCTCCTGCGTTGCCACGGCTACTCCAGCCAACTTCGTCACCTTCAAGCATCATAGCAACGCTCAACTTGCAAACGTCCTCCATCAAATAGCCGCAGCTTACCCGGATATAACACATCTGTACAGTATTGGCCAATCGTACAAACATCAAGAGCTATGGGTTCTCATAATCTCCGATCAGCCCAAAGTTCACGAACCAGGAGAACCAGAATTTAAGTACGTTGGTAATATGCATGGCAACGAAGTAACGGGAAGAGAGACACTACTTCATCTAATTGAATACCTCTGCCGTAACTATGGCAACAACGAAGAGGTGACAAAGTTGGTAGATTCTACCAGGATCCATATAATGCCCACCATGAACCCCGATGGCTATGACGTGGCTAAGGAAGGACAGCTATTCGGTGTACGTGGACGAAGTAACGCTCAAGGTATTGATCTCAACAGGAACTTTCCTGACAGATTTGCCAAAACTGCCAACAAAGTGGTAGCCCCTGAAACACAAGCTGTAATGAAGTGGATACAGAAATATCCTTTTGTGTTATCCATCAACTTCCACAATGGCGCTCTAGTGGCGAACTATCCCTATGACAACAGCCGCAATGGTAACTCTGTCTATACAGCATCTCCTGATGATGATATATTTCGACAACTGGCTTTGGCCTACTCCACAAACCATGCCACCATGTCCCTGGGTAAGGCATGCCCTGGAGATGGGAGTGGCTTCACTAACGGTATTACCAATGGTGCAGCTTGGTACAGCGTGACTGGAGGTATGCAAGACTACAACTATCTCCATAGCAATTGTTTCGAAATAACAGTCGAACAAGGTTGTGGGAAATTTCCGTACGGGACACACTTGGAGGCGATATGGAACGCTAATCAGTACTCCCTGGTCAAGTTCATTGAAGAGGTCCACAAAGGTGTGACTGGGTTTGTGCTGTCTAGTGATGGCTCTCCTATAGACGGTGCTAAGATTGCTGTGGATGGTCGTGATCATTCTATACACTCTGTCGCTGCTGGTGACTACTGGCGACTGTTGGTACCTGGTACATACACAATACGAGTTAGTGCTCTGGGCTACCAACCAGCCAGTGCTAGTGTCACCGTGCCAACCAAGGGAGCTGTCAAGAAGAACTTTACACTACTCAGAAATGGAGAAACACTTCAAACGGCTCAAATAGAAACAATCACAAACGTTGCAACGACCCCTACTGATGAAGCAACCTCTACTGATGCAACCTCTACTGATGCAACCCCTACTGATGCAAGCACAGACACTGTGTTAGTTACCACTGGAGGGGCCTTGGCAGACCAACAAGACATTGAGATCATCTTCATCAACAAGACTGGTGAACACGTCTCAGTGGACCTGGTTCACATTGATGAGCCtaaaccacacacacgcacggttATGGTCGCTAGCATTTGGCTCTTGGTGATTATCTGTGTCCTGATCTTAGCCGTGGCTGGTCTCGCTACAACCATGGCTTGTCAGATGAGAAGGGGGCGCTCTGCACGCAAGGGCTTTGCTCCCGTACCACTGGAGGAGGTGCCACTCAAGGCAGGGGCGTCTGAGAGAGGCTACTTCACTAACGGACACGACCTCTCGTCTGATGAAGAGGTGGTGGGAGACTTCTCTCAGCAACAGTACGCCTACACTCACTAA
- the LOC135340256 gene encoding small G protein signaling modulator 1-like isoform X2: MDGECKSLVDKCKAEAKGLVEVTATRRKIHWAHPAFTSFCVSVEDILSYQVKRRYRSNKTTTPSGHILRELGKSFPTALEVYNKAFSGSKEGKQDYSTAQTSSATEHKVLWIRVALIEGSLANIVEQLVTHPSLFYDDKAVLCHPVYSQVFQSLIDGPCSIRYSRLKFSDGGYNTLSPSELVHRHKKVLSIAASNGDSAGASERAWGHVQSLYQSNNATCLFGKNNILVKPPSAPSPLRGYLTLQQSAFGELQLKWIPNCLLNSSVATSGLWDQVIAVDITQEIAHIHCHRAQGCTAEMLLIGYDGIAHPPLLFPHQPSLFLFLESLENSLLPKGCLEPPLWYLRQSSKNKASTDHTHSPCDDEDMEAWNQVFRIRYGGPKDTPPTVLRGTPPNPLPLTLPPYSSTAEESTSSSESEGEEPVAMETTSVANWESFQSEVSKQLLARHFYSWLSHCRHMTKVRQSVAHLVSSNMIQPHDVTDDVTGGSPLSEREWAEFSQLSSSEREERWGRVLRRVYLCGVEHSIRAQVWPTLLGVYPATSSLDQRKDILTTITASYRELMAGWRRSEVTHRQLTRAADNSHESSPSLSSISPSPPQLSPCHHGNNDTVPMATQVIAELEALGVDSDGLSSEGIPAMSCDYIQPMAELDEKGEKFLQDLYNIDKDIPRCDRDYWYFKSAGNLLKIRNIVCTYVWDHLSEGYSQGMCDLLAPILVATDNEPLAYACYLKLMEHSSQLFPPSSVMNTRLGNLKALLQVMEPDYHGYLTQRPMGDGFFYCYRWLLVCFKREFCYEDLFRIWECTWVARLTVSQYFEEFLALAIMKQFQSAIMDAHLDPSDILNLFTELADKHKIDCDETLRTAIAIIHKLQEDLAVK; this comes from the exons ATGGACGGAGAATGCAAGTCACTGGTGGACAAATGCAAGGCAGAG GCTAAAGGCCTAGTAGAAGTGACTGCTACCAGGAGAAAGATCCACTGGGCACATCCTGCCTTCACTTCATTCTGTG TGTCAGTGGAGGACATTCTCTCGTATCAAGTGAAGCGTCGTTACCGTAGCAACAAGACTACCACCCCCTCTGGCCACATACTACGAGAGTTGGGCAAGAGTTTCCCGACAGCTTTGGAGGTGTATAATAAGGCATTCAGTGGCAGCAAAGAAGGAAAGCAAGACTATAGCACGGCCCAGACAAGCTCAGCCACAGAACACAAGGTGTTGTGGATACGAGTGGCGCTAATTGAGGGGTCACTGGCTAACATTGTGGAGCAGCTAGTGACCCATCCAAG TCTGTTCTATGATGACAAGGCTGTACTGTGCCATCCTGTGTATAGTCAAGTATTCCAGTCGCTCATTG atggTCCTTGTTCAATACGCTACAGTCGCCTCAAGTTCAGTGATGGTGGATACAACACTCTCTCCCCCTCAGAGCTGGTACACAGACACAAGAA AGTGTTGTCCATCGCCGCTAGCAACGGAGACTCGGCAGGTGCTAGTGAGAGGGCGTGGGGTCATGTGCAGAGTCTGTATCAATCAAATAATGCCACTTGTCTATTTGGCAAGAACAACATCCTCGTCAAgcca CCTAGTGCCCCCAGTCCTTTGAGAGGTTACCTCACTCTACAACAGTCTGCATTCGGAGAACTACAGTTGAAGTGGATCCCAAACTGTCTTCTCAACTCATCAGTAGcgaccag TGGACTATGGGACCAGGTAATAGCTGTGGACATCACTCAGGAGATAGCACATATACACTGTCATCGAGCACAAG GTTGTACAGCAGAGATGCTTCTGATTGGCTACGATGGCATAGCCCACCCTCCACTATTGTTCCCTCATCAGCCATCGTTGTTCCTGTTCCTAGAAAGTCTTGAGAACAGTCTACTCCCTAAGGGATGTCTAGAGCCACCTCTGTGGTACCTCAGACAATCTAGCAAG AACAAGGCTtccactgaccacacccactctcctTGCGATGACGAGGACATGGAAGCTTGGAACCAGGTGTTTAGGATACGCTATGGTGGACCCAAGGACACACCCCCTACAGTCCTCCGGGGAACTCCCCCTAACCCCCTGCCCCTCACACTACCACCATACTCCAGCACAGCAGAGGAGAGCACCTCCTCCTCAGAGAGTGAGGGGGAGGAGCCTGTTGCCATGGAGACAACATCTGTAGCCAACTGGGAAAGTTTCCAGAGTGAAGTATCCAAACAATTGCTGGCTCGGCACTTTTACAGCT GGCTGTCACACTGTCGTCACATGACCAAGGTACGTCAATCAGTGGCTCATCTAGTCAGCAGCAACATGATCCAGCCTCATGATGTCACTGATGATGTCACTGGGGGAAGTCCCCTCTCTGAGAGGGAGTGGGCGGAGTTCTCTCAGCTCTCGTCCTCggag CGTGAGGAGAGATGGGGGCGTGTCCTGAGGAGAGTGTACTTGTGTGGAGTGGAGCACAGCATCAGAGCGCAG gTATGGCCTACTCTGCTGGGAGTGTACCCAGCCACCTCCTCCCTGGATCAGAGGAAAGACATCCTCACCACCATCACTGCCTCGTATAGAGAGCTCATGGCTGGGTGGcggaggtcagaggtcactcaTCGGCAACTAACGAGAGCAGCGGATAATTCTCATGAGAGCTCTCCCTCGTTATCGAGTataagcccctcccctcctcaGCTGTCTCCGTGTCACCATGGTAATAACGACACTGTTCCCATGGCTACACAAGTGATTGCTGAACTGGAGGCACTAGGAGTGGACAGTGATGGTCTCAGCTCTGAGGGTATCCCGGccatgtcatgtgactataTCCAACCAATGGCTGAGCTCGATGAAAAGGGAGAGAAGTTCTTACAAGATCTGTACAACATTGACAAGGACATCCCACGCTGTGATAGAGATTACTG GTATTTCAAGTCTGCTGGTAATTTGCTCAAGATTCGCAACATTGTCTGCACGTACGTGTGGGATCACCTGAGCGAGGGCTACAGTCAGGGCATGTGTGATCTGTTAGCTCCAATACTGGTTGCCACTGACAACGAACCCTTAGCGTACGCCTGCTACCTCAAGCTAATGGAACACTCTTCTCAACTGTTCCCACCGAGCAGTGTCATGAACACACGCCTGGGCAACCTCAAGGCTCTGCTGCAG GTGATGGAACCTGATTACCATGGTTACCTAACCCAGCGACCAATGGGAGATGGTTTCTTCTACTGCTACAGATGGCTCCTTGTCTGCTTCAAGAGAG AGTTCTGCTATGAAGACTTGTTTCGTATCTGGGAGTGTACGTGGGTGGCACGACTCACTGTCTCACAGTATTTTGAGGAGTTCCTTGCGCTGGCTATCATGAAGCAGTTCCAGTCAGCTATAATGGACGCCCACCTCGACCCATCAGACATCCTCAACCTGTTCACTG aGCTGGCGGACAAGCACAAGATTGACTGCGATGAGACCCTCAGAACTGCCATAGCAATAATACACAAACTGCAGGAAGACTTAGCTGTTAAATAG
- the LOC135340256 gene encoding small G protein signaling modulator 1-like isoform X1, giving the protein MDGECKSLVDKCKAEAKGLVEVTATRRKIHWAHPAFTSFCVSVEDILSYQVKRRYRSNKTTTPSGHILRELGKSFPTALEVYNKAFSGSKEGKQDYSTAQTSSATEHKVLWIRVALIEGSLANIVEQLVTHPSLFYDDKAVLCHPVYSQVFQSLIDGPCSIRYSRLKFSDGGYNTLSPSELVHRHKKVLSIAASNGDSAGASERAWGHVQSLYQSNNATCLFGKNNILVKPFPLSIQPSAPSPLRGYLTLQQSAFGELQLKWIPNCLLNSSVATSGLWDQVIAVDITQEIAHIHCHRAQGCTAEMLLIGYDGIAHPPLLFPHQPSLFLFLESLENSLLPKGCLEPPLWYLRQSSKNKASTDHTHSPCDDEDMEAWNQVFRIRYGGPKDTPPTVLRGTPPNPLPLTLPPYSSTAEESTSSSESEGEEPVAMETTSVANWESFQSEVSKQLLARHFYSWLSHCRHMTKVRQSVAHLVSSNMIQPHDVTDDVTGGSPLSEREWAEFSQLSSSEREERWGRVLRRVYLCGVEHSIRAQVWPTLLGVYPATSSLDQRKDILTTITASYRELMAGWRRSEVTHRQLTRAADNSHESSPSLSSISPSPPQLSPCHHGNNDTVPMATQVIAELEALGVDSDGLSSEGIPAMSCDYIQPMAELDEKGEKFLQDLYNIDKDIPRCDRDYWYFKSAGNLLKIRNIVCTYVWDHLSEGYSQGMCDLLAPILVATDNEPLAYACYLKLMEHSSQLFPPSSVMNTRLGNLKALLQVMEPDYHGYLTQRPMGDGFFYCYRWLLVCFKREFCYEDLFRIWECTWVARLTVSQYFEEFLALAIMKQFQSAIMDAHLDPSDILNLFTELADKHKIDCDETLRTAIAIIHKLQEDLAVK; this is encoded by the exons ATGGACGGAGAATGCAAGTCACTGGTGGACAAATGCAAGGCAGAG GCTAAAGGCCTAGTAGAAGTGACTGCTACCAGGAGAAAGATCCACTGGGCACATCCTGCCTTCACTTCATTCTGTG TGTCAGTGGAGGACATTCTCTCGTATCAAGTGAAGCGTCGTTACCGTAGCAACAAGACTACCACCCCCTCTGGCCACATACTACGAGAGTTGGGCAAGAGTTTCCCGACAGCTTTGGAGGTGTATAATAAGGCATTCAGTGGCAGCAAAGAAGGAAAGCAAGACTATAGCACGGCCCAGACAAGCTCAGCCACAGAACACAAGGTGTTGTGGATACGAGTGGCGCTAATTGAGGGGTCACTGGCTAACATTGTGGAGCAGCTAGTGACCCATCCAAG TCTGTTCTATGATGACAAGGCTGTACTGTGCCATCCTGTGTATAGTCAAGTATTCCAGTCGCTCATTG atggTCCTTGTTCAATACGCTACAGTCGCCTCAAGTTCAGTGATGGTGGATACAACACTCTCTCCCCCTCAGAGCTGGTACACAGACACAAGAA AGTGTTGTCCATCGCCGCTAGCAACGGAGACTCGGCAGGTGCTAGTGAGAGGGCGTGGGGTCATGTGCAGAGTCTGTATCAATCAAATAATGCCACTTGTCTATTTGGCAAGAACAACATCCTCGTCAAgcca TTCCCTCTATCCATACAGCCTAGTGCCCCCAGTCCTTTGAGAGGTTACCTCACTCTACAACAGTCTGCATTCGGAGAACTACAGTTGAAGTGGATCCCAAACTGTCTTCTCAACTCATCAGTAGcgaccag TGGACTATGGGACCAGGTAATAGCTGTGGACATCACTCAGGAGATAGCACATATACACTGTCATCGAGCACAAG GTTGTACAGCAGAGATGCTTCTGATTGGCTACGATGGCATAGCCCACCCTCCACTATTGTTCCCTCATCAGCCATCGTTGTTCCTGTTCCTAGAAAGTCTTGAGAACAGTCTACTCCCTAAGGGATGTCTAGAGCCACCTCTGTGGTACCTCAGACAATCTAGCAAG AACAAGGCTtccactgaccacacccactctcctTGCGATGACGAGGACATGGAAGCTTGGAACCAGGTGTTTAGGATACGCTATGGTGGACCCAAGGACACACCCCCTACAGTCCTCCGGGGAACTCCCCCTAACCCCCTGCCCCTCACACTACCACCATACTCCAGCACAGCAGAGGAGAGCACCTCCTCCTCAGAGAGTGAGGGGGAGGAGCCTGTTGCCATGGAGACAACATCTGTAGCCAACTGGGAAAGTTTCCAGAGTGAAGTATCCAAACAATTGCTGGCTCGGCACTTTTACAGCT GGCTGTCACACTGTCGTCACATGACCAAGGTACGTCAATCAGTGGCTCATCTAGTCAGCAGCAACATGATCCAGCCTCATGATGTCACTGATGATGTCACTGGGGGAAGTCCCCTCTCTGAGAGGGAGTGGGCGGAGTTCTCTCAGCTCTCGTCCTCggag CGTGAGGAGAGATGGGGGCGTGTCCTGAGGAGAGTGTACTTGTGTGGAGTGGAGCACAGCATCAGAGCGCAG gTATGGCCTACTCTGCTGGGAGTGTACCCAGCCACCTCCTCCCTGGATCAGAGGAAAGACATCCTCACCACCATCACTGCCTCGTATAGAGAGCTCATGGCTGGGTGGcggaggtcagaggtcactcaTCGGCAACTAACGAGAGCAGCGGATAATTCTCATGAGAGCTCTCCCTCGTTATCGAGTataagcccctcccctcctcaGCTGTCTCCGTGTCACCATGGTAATAACGACACTGTTCCCATGGCTACACAAGTGATTGCTGAACTGGAGGCACTAGGAGTGGACAGTGATGGTCTCAGCTCTGAGGGTATCCCGGccatgtcatgtgactataTCCAACCAATGGCTGAGCTCGATGAAAAGGGAGAGAAGTTCTTACAAGATCTGTACAACATTGACAAGGACATCCCACGCTGTGATAGAGATTACTG GTATTTCAAGTCTGCTGGTAATTTGCTCAAGATTCGCAACATTGTCTGCACGTACGTGTGGGATCACCTGAGCGAGGGCTACAGTCAGGGCATGTGTGATCTGTTAGCTCCAATACTGGTTGCCACTGACAACGAACCCTTAGCGTACGCCTGCTACCTCAAGCTAATGGAACACTCTTCTCAACTGTTCCCACCGAGCAGTGTCATGAACACACGCCTGGGCAACCTCAAGGCTCTGCTGCAG GTGATGGAACCTGATTACCATGGTTACCTAACCCAGCGACCAATGGGAGATGGTTTCTTCTACTGCTACAGATGGCTCCTTGTCTGCTTCAAGAGAG AGTTCTGCTATGAAGACTTGTTTCGTATCTGGGAGTGTACGTGGGTGGCACGACTCACTGTCTCACAGTATTTTGAGGAGTTCCTTGCGCTGGCTATCATGAAGCAGTTCCAGTCAGCTATAATGGACGCCCACCTCGACCCATCAGACATCCTCAACCTGTTCACTG aGCTGGCGGACAAGCACAAGATTGACTGCGATGAGACCCTCAGAACTGCCATAGCAATAATACACAAACTGCAGGAAGACTTAGCTGTTAAATAG
- the LOC135340259 gene encoding protein-tyrosine sulfotransferase 2-like, protein MHAMSSKPLRVVLAASAIVNLILLFQVMVWKCTVETTSSDLAPIPKVILSPPIPIRPPPAPEKTQNGSLESIIFVGGVPRSGTTLARVMLDAHPDIRCGEETRVVPRIISMRSKWNKAGKEHERLLEAGLSDATLDQATRNFVDYIITHHGEPAKHLCNKDPLLLNYMNDLQRLYPKAKFILMIRDGRAVAHSIVTRNVTISGVNNKDFVSAAMFWNRVVQRMTSDCKVLGREVCLPVHYEELVADPKAMMTRILSFLGVDWHDNVLRHQEFINKGVSLSRLEPSSNQVKEAVNTAPVDKWREKLPIPLQRQIYAEANMLRELGYPQ, encoded by the exons ATGCATGCCATGAGTTCCAAGCCTCTGAGAGTTGTGCTGGCCGCCAGTGCTATTGTCAATTTGATATTACTGTTCCAAGTCATGGTGTGGAAGTGTACCGTAGAGACGACATCATCTGACCTAGCCCCCATCCCTAAAGTGATCCTCTCACCCCCTATACCTATTCGACCACCACCGGCACCAGAGAAGACACAGAATGGAAGTCTAGAATCAATCATATTTGTTGGAGGAGTACCTCGCAGTGGTACAACTCTTGCTCGAGTCATGCTAGACGCACACCCGGACATACGCTGCGGTGAGGAGACTCGTGTGGTACCACGTATCATCAGCATGAGATCTAAATGGAACAAAGCTGGTAAGGAACATGAGAGGCTGCTCGAGGCTGGACTGAGCGACGCTACACTGGACCAAGCCACTAGGAACTTTGTGGATTACATCATCACACATCACGGAGAGCCTGCCAAGCATCTGTGCAACAAAGACCCACTCCTGCTCAACTATATGAATGATCTGCAGAGACTGTACCCAAAGGCAAAGTTTATTCTAATGATTCGTGATGGACGTGCAGTGGCCCACTCAATAGTGACCCGCAATGTCACTATATCAGGTGTCAACAATAAGGACTTTGTATCAGCCGCTATGTTCTGGAATAGAGTGGTGCAGAGGATGACCAGTGATTGCAAGGTCCTGGGCAGAGAGGTGTGTCTACCGGTCCACTATGAGGAGTTGGTGGCAGACCCCAAGGCTATGATGACTAGGATACTGAGCTTCCTAGGAGTGGACTGGCATGACAATGTTCTGCGTCATCAGGAGTTCATCAACAAAGGAGTCTCTCTATCAAG atTGGAGCCATCGTCCAATCAGGTGAAGGAGGCTGTCAACACGGCCCCAGTGGACAAGTGGAGGGAGAAGCTGCCTATACCACTACAGCGGCAGATCTATGCCGAGGCCAACATGCTCAGAGAACTGGGTTACCCTCAATAA